The following are encoded in a window of Fusarium oxysporum f. sp. lycopersici 4287 chromosome 5, whole genome shotgun sequence genomic DNA:
- a CDS encoding NADP-specific glutamate dehydrogenase — protein sequence MYINENINPDLQSPELASALENSSLFNEHPEYRTALAVAAIPERVIQFRVVWNDDKGNLQVNRGYRVQFNSALGPYKGGLRFHPSVNLSILKFLGFEQIFKNALTGLNMGGGKGGADFDPKGKSDAEIRRFCQAFMTELSKHIGGETDVPAGDIGVGGREIGYLFGAYRKLRNRWEGVLTGKGLSWGGSLIRPEATGYGLVYYVEYMLKHANRGTFEGKRVALSGSGNVAQYAALKIIELGGSVVSLSDSKGALVAKEGSSFTPEQIHNIAALKIKHQALTTFEHDGQFTWIEGARPWVHVGKVDIALPSATQNEVSKEEAQALVDAGAFIVAEGSNMGCTAEAIDVFEAHRKEKGAEALWYAPGKASNCGGVAVSGLEMAQNSQRIQWTEKEVDDRLKAIMKDAFVAGLETAQKYVEAKEGELPSLIAGSNIAGFIKVAEAMHDQGDWF from the exons ATGTACATCAATGAGAACATAAACCCTGACTTGCAATCTCCAGAGCTCGCCTCTGCCCTCGAGAACAGCTCTCTCTTCAACGAGCACCCCGAGTATCGTACTGCCCTTGCTGTGGCCGCCATTCCTGAGCGTGTCATTCAGTTCCGTGTCGTCTGGAACGACGACAAGGGTAACCTCCAGGTCAACCGCGGTTATCGCGTCCAGTTCAACTCTGCCCTTGGCCCCTACAAGGGTGGCCTTCGATTCCACCCCAGCGTCAACCTGTCTATTCTCAAGTTCCTTGGTTTCGAGCAAATCTTCAAGAACGCCCTGACTGGCC TCAACATGGGTGGTGGCAAGGGTGGTGCCGACTTCGACCCCAAGGGCAAGTCTGATGCTGAGATTCGACGATTTTGCCAGGCTTTCATGACCGAGCTGTCCAAGCACATTGGTGGCGAGACTGATGTTCCTGCTGGTGATATTGGTGTCGGTGGCCGAGAGATCGGTTACCTCTTCGGCGCCTACCGCAAGCTCCGCAACCGTTGGGAGGGTGTCCTCACTGGAAAGGGTCTTTCATGGGGTGGTAGCTTGATCCGACCTGAGGCTACTGGTTACGGTCTCGTCTACTATGTCGAGTACATGCTCAAGCACGCCAACCGTGGCACCTTCGAGGGCAAGCGTGTCGCTCTCTCCGGCTCCGGAAATGTCGCCCAATACGCTGCTCTCAAAATCATCGAGCTTGGTGGCTCTGTCGTCTCTCTTTCCGACTCCAAGGGTGCTCTCGTCGCCAAGGAGGGTTCTTCCTTCACACCCGAGCAGATTCATAACATTGCTGccctcaagatcaagcacCAAGCCCTGACCACTTTCGAGCACGATGGACAGTTCACATGGATTGAGGGTGCCCGCCCTTGGGTCCATGTTGGTAAGGTCGACATTGCCCTCCCCAGTGCTACTCAGAACGAGGTTAGCAAGGAGGAGGCCCAGGCTCTCGTTGATGCTGGCGCCTTCATCGTCGCTGAGGGTTCCAACATGGGTTGCACTGCTGAGGCTATTGATGTCTTCGAGGCTCACCGCAAGGAGAAGGGTGCTGAGGCTCTCTGGTACGCCCCCGGCAAGGCCTCCAACTGTGGCGGTGTCGCTGTTTCTGGCCTTGAGATGGCTCAGAACAGCCAGCGTATCCAGTGGACTgagaaggaggttgatgacCGCCTGAAGGCCATCATGAAGGACGCCTTTGTCGCTGGTCTTGAGACTGCTCAGAAGTACGTCGAGGCCAAGGAGGGTGAGCTTCCCAGCTTGATCGCTGGTAGCAACATCGCCggcttcatcaaggtcgCCGAGGCCATGCACGACCAGGGTGATTGGTTCTAA
- a CDS encoding NADP-specific glutamate dehydrogenase — protein sequence MGGGKGGADFDPKGKSDAEIRRFCQAFMTELSKHIGGETDVPAGDIGVGGREIGYLFGAYRKLRNRWEGVLTGKGLSWGGSLIRPEATGYGLVYYVEYMLKHANRGTFEGKRVALSGSGNVAQYAALKIIELGGSVVSLSDSKGALVAKEGSSFTPEQIHNIAALKIKHQALTTFEHDGQFTWIEGARPWVHVGKVDIALPSATQNEVSKEEAQALVDAGAFIVAEGSNMGCTAEAIDVFEAHRKEKGAEALWYAPGKASNCGGVAVSGLEMAQNSQRIQWTEKEVDDRLKAIMKDAFVAGLETAQKYVEAKEGELPSLIAGSNIAGFIKVAEAMHDQGDWF from the coding sequence ATGGGTGGTGGCAAGGGTGGTGCCGACTTCGACCCCAAGGGCAAGTCTGATGCTGAGATTCGACGATTTTGCCAGGCTTTCATGACCGAGCTGTCCAAGCACATTGGTGGCGAGACTGATGTTCCTGCTGGTGATATTGGTGTCGGTGGCCGAGAGATCGGTTACCTCTTCGGCGCCTACCGCAAGCTCCGCAACCGTTGGGAGGGTGTCCTCACTGGAAAGGGTCTTTCATGGGGTGGTAGCTTGATCCGACCTGAGGCTACTGGTTACGGTCTCGTCTACTATGTCGAGTACATGCTCAAGCACGCCAACCGTGGCACCTTCGAGGGCAAGCGTGTCGCTCTCTCCGGCTCCGGAAATGTCGCCCAATACGCTGCTCTCAAAATCATCGAGCTTGGTGGCTCTGTCGTCTCTCTTTCCGACTCCAAGGGTGCTCTCGTCGCCAAGGAGGGTTCTTCCTTCACACCCGAGCAGATTCATAACATTGCTGccctcaagatcaagcacCAAGCCCTGACCACTTTCGAGCACGATGGACAGTTCACATGGATTGAGGGTGCCCGCCCTTGGGTCCATGTTGGTAAGGTCGACATTGCCCTCCCCAGTGCTACTCAGAACGAGGTTAGCAAGGAGGAGGCCCAGGCTCTCGTTGATGCTGGCGCCTTCATCGTCGCTGAGGGTTCCAACATGGGTTGCACTGCTGAGGCTATTGATGTCTTCGAGGCTCACCGCAAGGAGAAGGGTGCTGAGGCTCTCTGGTACGCCCCCGGCAAGGCCTCCAACTGTGGCGGTGTCGCTGTTTCTGGCCTTGAGATGGCTCAGAACAGCCAGCGTATCCAGTGGACTgagaaggaggttgatgacCGCCTGAAGGCCATCATGAAGGACGCCTTTGTCGCTGGTCTTGAGACTGCTCAGAAGTACGTCGAGGCCAAGGAGGGTGAGCTTCCCAGCTTGATCGCTGGTAGCAACATCGCCggcttcatcaaggtcgCCGAGGCCATGCACGACCAGGGTGATTGGTTCTAA
- a CDS encoding alpha-methylacyl-CoA racemase: MLTQICGIVNLIIPSTSPTMLQHPPLTGIKVLEFAGLAPGPYAGMLLADAGASVLRIDRARPDTSAPTEDMLARHKSSISVDLKSERGVALIRRLVAEADVLIDPFRPGVLEKLSLGPDELCRLNPRLIYGRMTGFRRDGKYALMAGHDINYLAVSGTLGMLGRDDEKPHPPWNILADFAGGGAMLFEGILMAIISRQSSGRGQVVEANMVDGSSYLTTFPRMALKTIMGNSGRGNNLLDGGAPFYDTYETSDGKYVAVGALEPKFFAALLSGLDLAGQGWEDDQLNRGRWPELRHLMTDRFRSKTRAQWELVFDGTDACCTPVLEYSELENDPKREGDQRPAVTLRETPCLAVKEGVGHADPARFGQGPGVPGDGYRASLLKPGAGGEEVLRKWLGWENGTEYVLERGGFVLKELSKL, from the exons ATGTTGACACAGATTTGCGGCATAGTTAATCTCATCATACCTTCGACATCGCCCACCATGTTGCAGCATCCTCCTTTGACTGGCATCAAGGTGCTAGAATTCGCTGGTCTTGCTCCTG GACCTTATGCTGGCATGTTGCTCGCTGACGCAGGTGCCTCGGTTCTCCGCATAGACCGTGCTCGACCCGACACATCTGCTCCTACAGAAGACATGCTAGCCCGGCATAAATCCTCCATATCCGTGGATCTCAAATCAGAGCGGGGTGTTGCGCTTATAAGGCGCCTCGTTGCTGAGGCCGATGTCCTCATTGACCCTTTTCGTCCAGGCGTACTTGAGAAACTGTCTCTGGGTCCGGATGAGCTGTGCCGTCTTAACCCAAGGCTGATATATGGCCGCATGACTGGGTTCCGTCGTGATGGAAAGTACGCACTCATGGCAGGTCACGACATTAACTATCTTGCCGTTTCAGGTACACTGGGAATGCTGGGCAGAGATGACGAGAAGCCACATCCGCCGTGGAACATCCTGGCTGACTTCGCTGGTGGGGGAGCAATGCTATTTGAAGGTATCTTGATggccatcatctcaagaCAATCTTCTGGCCGCGGACAAGTTGTCGAGGCAAACATGGTAGATGGAAGCTCATATCTGACCACTTTCCCTCGAATGGCGCTCAAGACGATAATGGGCAACAGTGGCCGAGGAAACAATTTGCTCGATGGCGGTGCTCCCTTTTACGACACTTACGAGACATCGGATGGCAAATATGTCGCCGTCGGGGCTCTTGAACCGAAATTCTTTGCCGCTCTTCTAAGTGGGCTCGACCTTGCTGGTCAAGGATGGGAAGATGATCAGCTCAACAGAGGTCGCTGGCCCGAGCTTCGGCATTTAATGACAGATAGGTTTCGAAGCAAGACTCGTGCCCAGTGGGAACTAGTCTTCGATGGTACAGATGCGTGCTGCACCCCAGTGCTGGAGTATAGCGAACTAGAGAATGATCCCAAGCGGGAAGGTGACCAGAGACCAGCGGTGACCTTGCGGGAGACGCCGTGTCTTGCCGTGAAAGAGGGCGTAGGGCATGCAGACCCAGCTCGGTTTGGACAAGGCCCAGGTGTACCCGGAGATGGCTATAGAGCGAGTCTGCTGAAGCCTGGAGCAGGGGGGGAGGAAGTCTTGAGGAAATGGTTGGGATGGGAGAACGGAACCGAGTATGTACTGGAGCGGGGAGGGTTTGTGCTCAAGGAGCTTTCCAAGCTGTGA
- a CDS encoding alpha-methylacyl-CoA racemase produces the protein MLQHPPLTGIKVLEFAGLAPGPYAGMLLADAGASVLRIDRARPDTSAPTEDMLARHKSSISVDLKSERGVALIRRLVAEADVLIDPFRPGVLEKLSLGPDELCRLNPRLIYGRMTGFRRDGKYALMAGHDINYLAVSGTLGMLGRDDEKPHPPWNILADFAGGGAMLFEGILMAIISRQSSGRGQVVEANMVDGSSYLTTFPRMALKTIMGNSGRGNNLLDGGAPFYDTYETSDGKYVAVGALEPKFFAALLSGLDLAGQGWEDDQLNRGRWPELRHLMTDRFRSKTRAQWELVFDGTDACCTPVLEYSELENDPKREGDQRPAVTLRETPCLAVKEGVGHADPARFGQGPGVPGDGYRASLLKPGAGGEEVLRKWLGWENGTEYVLERGGFVLKELSKL, from the exons ATGTTGCAGCATCCTCCTTTGACTGGCATCAAGGTGCTAGAATTCGCTGGTCTTGCTCCTG GACCTTATGCTGGCATGTTGCTCGCTGACGCAGGTGCCTCGGTTCTCCGCATAGACCGTGCTCGACCCGACACATCTGCTCCTACAGAAGACATGCTAGCCCGGCATAAATCCTCCATATCCGTGGATCTCAAATCAGAGCGGGGTGTTGCGCTTATAAGGCGCCTCGTTGCTGAGGCCGATGTCCTCATTGACCCTTTTCGTCCAGGCGTACTTGAGAAACTGTCTCTGGGTCCGGATGAGCTGTGCCGTCTTAACCCAAGGCTGATATATGGCCGCATGACTGGGTTCCGTCGTGATGGAAAGTACGCACTCATGGCAGGTCACGACATTAACTATCTTGCCGTTTCAGGTACACTGGGAATGCTGGGCAGAGATGACGAGAAGCCACATCCGCCGTGGAACATCCTGGCTGACTTCGCTGGTGGGGGAGCAATGCTATTTGAAGGTATCTTGATggccatcatctcaagaCAATCTTCTGGCCGCGGACAAGTTGTCGAGGCAAACATGGTAGATGGAAGCTCATATCTGACCACTTTCCCTCGAATGGCGCTCAAGACGATAATGGGCAACAGTGGCCGAGGAAACAATTTGCTCGATGGCGGTGCTCCCTTTTACGACACTTACGAGACATCGGATGGCAAATATGTCGCCGTCGGGGCTCTTGAACCGAAATTCTTTGCCGCTCTTCTAAGTGGGCTCGACCTTGCTGGTCAAGGATGGGAAGATGATCAGCTCAACAGAGGTCGCTGGCCCGAGCTTCGGCATTTAATGACAGATAGGTTTCGAAGCAAGACTCGTGCCCAGTGGGAACTAGTCTTCGATGGTACAGATGCGTGCTGCACCCCAGTGCTGGAGTATAGCGAACTAGAGAATGATCCCAAGCGGGAAGGTGACCAGAGACCAGCGGTGACCTTGCGGGAGACGCCGTGTCTTGCCGTGAAAGAGGGCGTAGGGCATGCAGACCCAGCTCGGTTTGGACAAGGCCCAGGTGTACCCGGAGATGGCTATAGAGCGAGTCTGCTGAAGCCTGGAGCAGGGGGGGAGGAAGTCTTGAGGAAATGGTTGGGATGGGAGAACGGAACCGAGTATGTACTGGAGCGGGGAGGGTTTGTGCTCAAGGAGCTTTCCAAGCTGTGA